The following are encoded together in the Argopecten irradians isolate NY chromosome 5, Ai_NY, whole genome shotgun sequence genome:
- the LOC138323498 gene encoding uncharacterized protein, with protein sequence MSLEASDYILMHFLFISILCKCFEANTGIEVSSHNMVFHPSVGAHDTCENWKGNYIPNTNDDCPMEISHKTMNKFVYDVINKKYNFVNLYLDFFGKGDATFTPCVIQPQRWIWTYSGPGGAFQYLKWPPEYSVWSMGFLTASSQLIPYNFNISIQSKKNCSLYVGRRNTTGRIGLALSKLSHELSEQVRLVYDSSYFCYKTRTYIQNEALYGLCLHVICPFEATGYICCHMEWEYKRNRSVLVCPAEPLTYDAVWWIVPFVLGTVLFVYFPVVLFWCSAELRDIFISDVNLFQFDPIADLDETTPLLPPKVCPESDWLFTSPITVVTILIQPICFLGRRYPNGLSRTIRFFFAIFSLFFVTIKVVVHYIYQYDFVVASVTQGTPMDFLSVLAGYEKSKNNFLKGIGGPYIACSLYLIGMVILMCVPCDLSDLMEAGIPSYESKRLSPLTMPKNIQYRLGSVNTHKTVTGYRLVYRTMTSNFFMLLNSDFWVHTYQIQMQRFVNIHSNRFIIALIFPMYVVLCILEICACVIYFGFPITFYIVVVLKSYNSPVLRSLCTSPVWIRIPLLLVTMPILLGMLIFVIYMFSIIFVGSFIFLSRVAVFTYTGLFAFPNYSYGYIIFAVTIAMYIKDVINFVSEVYVQLFKELSKLCRLYQTENGDLPVQVFRVVDRVNYIPGKLFFHIVNRFQPMRLQMVQACMKILFVGFVLFVSVYLIQSFQRFQQLSILTQSVTTLFVCLLPKLLEGMCSRKNTGYNKQWKAEVTQFIKEYCSKSGQCIN encoded by the coding sequence ATGTCTTTAGAGGCCAGTGATtacattttaatgcattttcTGTTCATTTCTATTTTGTGTAAATGTTTCGAAGCTAACACCGGGATAGAGGTATCGAGCCATAACATGGTGTTTCATCCTTCTGTCGGCGCACATGATACATGTGAGAATTGGAAAGGTAACTACATACCAAATACAAATGATGATTGCCCAATGGAAATTTCTCACAAGACAATGAACAAATTTgtgtatgacgtcatcaataaaaaatataatttcgtGAATTTATACCTGGATTTTTTCGGCAAAGGAGACGCGACCTTCACCCCGTGTGTTATACAGCCTCAACGATGGATATGGACATATTCAGGCCCCGGGGGAGCCTTTCAGTACCTAAAGTGGCCCCCGGAGTACAGTGTATGGTCGATGGGATTTCTGACGGCCTCCTCACAGCTGATTCCGTATAACTTTAACATCAGTATCCAGTCTAAAAAGAACTGTTCGTTATATGTGGGGAGAAGAAACACCACAGGCCGAATAGGACTGGCGCTTTCGAAACTGTCCCACGAATTAAGTGAGCAGGTTCGCCTTGTATATGATTCCAGCTACTTCTGCTATAAAACAAGGACCTACATACAGAATGAGGCGTTATATGGATTGTGTTTGCATGTGATATGTCCGTTCGAGGCTACAGGCTATATTTGCTGTCACATGGAGTGGGAATATAAACGCAACCGGTCTGTGTTGGTATGCCCAGCGGAACCACTAACGTACGATGCCGTTTGGTGGATAGTACCGTTTGTTTTAGGTACAGTTCTATTTGTGTATTTCCCTGTGGTTCTATTCTGGTGTAGTGCAGAACTACGCGATATATTTATCAGTGACGTCAATCTTTTCCAGTTCGACCCCATTGCAGACTTAGATGAAACTACACCTCTTCTACCGCCTAAAGTCTGCCCTGAATCTGATTGGCTGTTCACAAGTCCGATCACAGTAGTGACGATCTTAATTCAACCAATATGCTTCCTCGGTCGTCGTTATCCAAACGGTTTATCCAGAACTATTCGGTTTTTCTTTGctatatttagtttatttttcGTTACGATTAAGGTAGTTGTTCACTATATCTACCAGTATGACTTCGTTGTGGCGAGCGTTACCCAGGGTACACCTATGGATTTTCTCTCAGTTTTGGCCGGATATGAAAAAAGCAAAAACAATTTCCTGAAAGGCATCGGCGGGCCTTATATCGCGTGCTCTTTATACCTTATAGGGATGGTCATACTCATGTGTGTTCCGTGTGATCTGTCAGACTTGATGGAGGCAGGAATTCCATCTTACGAGTCCAaaaggttatctccccttacgaTGCCAAAAAACATTCAGTATCGACTTGGTTCAGTGAACACGCACAAGACCGTGACGGGGTACAGGCTTGTGTACAGAACAATGACATCAAATTTCTTTATGCTGCTAAATTCTGATTTCTGGGTGCACACGTATCAAATACAGATGCAACGCTTCGTTAACATACATTCCAATAGATTCATCATTGCTCTCATATTCCCGatgtatgttgtattgtgcaTTTTGGAGATTTGTGCGTGTGTAATATACTTTGGATTTCCAATAACATTTTACATTGTGGTCGTCCTGAAATCCTATAATTCACCGGTATTGCGTTCTCTCTGCACTTCACCAGTTTGGATTCGAATTCCGTTGTTGTTGGTTACGATGCCAATTTTATTGGGGATGCTCatctttgttatatatatgtttagcATCATCTTTGTCGGAAGTTTCATCTTTCTGTCACGTGTCGCCGTTTTCACATACACTGGACTCTTCGCCTTCCCTAACTATTCCTATGGATACATTATATTCGCTGTGACCATCGCAATGTATATAAAAGACGTAATCAATTTTGTCAGCGAAGTTTACGTTCAACTTTTCAAGGAGCTCTCGAAACTCTGTCGCCTCTATCAGACGGAGAATGGCGACCTTCCAGTCCAAGTATTTCGGGTCGTAGATAGGGTCAACTACATTCCAGGAAAACTCTTCTTTCATATTGTGAACCGCTTTCAACCCATGCGGTTACAAATGGTTCAGGCATGCATGAAGATCTTGTTTGTTGGTTTCGTATTGTTCGTGTCAGTTTATCTGATACAGAGTTTTCAGAGATTCCAACAACTGTCGATTCTAACACAGTCCGTTACTACGTTGTTTGTGTGTCTGCTACCAAAACTACTGGAGGGAATGTGTTCACGGAAAAATACCGGATATAACAAACAGTGGAAAGCGGAAGTGACGCAATTCATCAAAGAATACTGTTCTAAATCCGgtcaatgtataaattaa